The following are from one region of the Arachis duranensis cultivar V14167 chromosome 10, aradu.V14167.gnm2.J7QH, whole genome shotgun sequence genome:
- the LOC107471229 gene encoding uncharacterized protein At5g19025: MVYFHNSISLCNSTMANSICSSDSGSKSRPNNSSNHLNRNRRVPISSSSSSANSLQIPPCDRSRLAIVDVVIFIAVISAILYLFFPYIELVIITSIRVSKVVFCVMKEEFSVAPSIYIAIVMSIVCAALATWGVVACTSRKCGNPNCKGLRKAAEFDIQLETEDCVKNSGSVSKDGGGGGGAGAAGIKKGLFELPRDHHRELEAELKKMAPINGRAVLVLRARCGCSVGRLEVPGPKKHPRKIKK; encoded by the coding sequence ATGGTCTATTTCCATAACTCAATCTCTCTCTGCAACTCCACCATGGCGAATTCGATTTGCTCCTCGGATTCTGGCTCAAAATCGAGGCCAAACAACAGCAGCAACCACCTTAATCGGAATCGGAGGGTTCcaatttcatcatcatcatcatcggcCAATTCGCTTCAGATTCCACCTTGTGACCGATCTCGATTGGCCATAGTTGATGTTGTGATCTTCATCGCGGTTATCAGTGCAatcttgtacttgttcttccctTACATAGAGCTTGTGATTATAACCTCCATAAGGGTTTCAAAAGTGGTATTTTGTGTGATGAAAGAGGAGTTTTCGGTGGCGCCTTCGATCTATATCGCAATAGTGATGAGTATTGTGTGTGCTGCATTGGCAACTTGGGGTGTTGTGGCTTGCACTAGCAGGAAGTGTGGAAACCCCAATTGCAAGGGTTTGAGGAAGGCTGCAGAGTTTGATATTCAGTTGGAGACTGAAGATTGTGTCAAGAATTCGGGTTCTGTGagcaaggatggtggtggaGGAGGTGGCGCCGGTGCTGCCGGCATTAAGAAGGGTCTATTCGAGCTTCCTCGTGATCATCATAGGGAGCTGGAAGCTGAGCTTAAGAAGATGGCACCAATCAATGGAAGGGCTGTACTTGTTCTCCGGGCTAGGTGCGGCTGCTCGGTTGGTAGGTTGGAGGTTCCCGGGCCGAAGAAGCATCCGCGGAAGATCAAGAAGTAG